The following proteins come from a genomic window of Peptoniphilus equinus:
- the ppsA gene encoding phosphoenolpyruvate synthase — protein MAYNYILWFEEIGKNDIPRVGGKGANLGELTAFGLPVPPGFCVTAGAYDEFIDYSELDEIVKMLVNGLDVDNADELQSVSQDIRDKINSSPIKPEIEAEIIRAYREFADSIGVDNPEVAVRSSATAEDLPDASFAGQQDTYLHIRGEEELIKHIRSCWASLWTSRAIYYREKQDFDHFDVSLSVVVQKMVNSEKSGVMFTANPINNSEDEMMINASWGLGEAVVSGMVTPDEYVIDKKTKAVIEKNLASKKTMVVKVEGGVGTEEKSVAEVLGPDAVDGECLSADELNTLIERGLKVESLYGSVQDTEWGFDRDTKEFYFLQSRPITTLEKKDVLKPLCKGLPASPGIGRGTVKLIKDVSEINLIQEGDILVTEMTNPDMVPAMRKAAGVVTDEGGRTCHAAIVSRELQIPCIVGGKNATKVLKDGMEVTVDATRGVVYEGFVLKEEDKPKDTSPAQGGAVMSGAWVESFKSNLAPITATKIYMNLGEPGLIEKYKNLPFDGIGLMRTEFIFTNMIGAHPMYLLKTHQEDLMIDKLAEGISKVASAIYPRNLVVRMSDFRTNEFRGLKGGDEVEPIEANPMIGWRGVSRYISPEYEAGFRLECKAMRRVREEFGLTNVIAMLPFVRTTDELVTVKGIMAEEGLKQSKNFKIWIMAEVPAVVFQAEEFAELVDGFSIGSNDLTQLVMGADRDSGVLNNMGYFDERNEAVKRALKIIIDAANKKGITCSICGQGPSQYPELAEFLVECGVTSMSVNPDTVEYTRRLVASVEQKMILKKLRNL, from the coding sequence ATGGCTTACAATTATATTTTATGGTTTGAAGAAATTGGAAAAAATGACATACCGCGTGTGGGTGGCAAAGGTGCGAACCTTGGCGAGCTTACCGCATTTGGGCTTCCGGTTCCGCCGGGATTTTGCGTCACCGCAGGCGCGTATGATGAATTTATTGATTACTCCGAGTTGGATGAGATAGTTAAAATGTTGGTGAACGGTCTGGACGTGGACAACGCTGACGAACTCCAAAGCGTGTCCCAAGATATCCGGGATAAGATCAACAGCAGTCCTATTAAACCTGAAATCGAAGCGGAGATCATCCGAGCTTACCGTGAATTTGCCGACAGTATCGGAGTCGACAATCCGGAAGTTGCCGTACGCTCGTCAGCCACAGCAGAGGATTTGCCGGATGCATCCTTTGCCGGCCAACAGGATACGTACCTGCACATCCGCGGGGAAGAAGAACTCATCAAACACATTCGCAGCTGCTGGGCATCACTATGGACATCCCGTGCCATCTACTATCGGGAAAAGCAGGACTTTGACCATTTTGACGTCTCCCTGTCCGTCGTTGTACAAAAGATGGTCAACTCGGAAAAGTCCGGCGTCATGTTTACCGCCAATCCAATCAACAACTCCGAAGATGAAATGATGATAAACGCCAGCTGGGGTCTTGGCGAAGCGGTCGTTTCCGGCATGGTAACGCCGGATGAATACGTCATCGACAAAAAGACTAAAGCTGTCATCGAAAAGAACCTTGCCTCGAAAAAGACCATGGTCGTAAAAGTGGAAGGCGGCGTCGGCACGGAAGAAAAATCTGTGGCTGAGGTGCTGGGTCCTGATGCTGTCGATGGCGAATGTCTGAGTGCCGACGAACTGAACACACTGATTGAACGGGGGCTCAAAGTGGAATCCCTCTATGGCAGTGTGCAGGATACGGAATGGGGATTCGATCGTGACACCAAAGAATTTTACTTCCTCCAATCCCGTCCGATTACGACCCTTGAAAAGAAAGACGTGTTAAAACCGCTCTGTAAGGGTCTGCCTGCTTCGCCGGGCATCGGCCGCGGTACGGTAAAACTGATCAAAGACGTCTCTGAAATCAATCTGATCCAAGAGGGTGATATTCTCGTTACAGAGATGACCAATCCGGATATGGTCCCTGCTATGCGAAAGGCTGCAGGGGTTGTCACTGACGAAGGAGGACGCACCTGTCATGCGGCCATCGTTTCACGGGAGCTTCAAATTCCTTGTATTGTAGGCGGCAAGAACGCCACGAAAGTGTTGAAAGACGGCATGGAAGTGACGGTCGATGCGACCCGTGGCGTGGTCTATGAAGGGTTTGTCTTAAAAGAAGAGGACAAGCCGAAGGACACGTCACCGGCACAGGGTGGCGCCGTGATGTCCGGGGCATGGGTGGAAAGTTTTAAATCCAACCTTGCGCCGATTACTGCGACCAAAATCTACATGAATCTTGGCGAACCGGGACTGATTGAAAAATATAAGAACTTGCCGTTTGATGGTATCGGGTTAATGCGTACCGAGTTTATCTTCACCAACATGATCGGCGCACATCCGATGTATTTATTGAAGACCCATCAGGAAGATTTGATGATTGATAAATTGGCCGAAGGAATTTCCAAAGTGGCCAGTGCCATCTATCCGAGAAATCTTGTGGTTCGGATGAGCGACTTCAGAACCAATGAGTTCCGCGGCCTTAAAGGCGGGGACGAGGTTGAACCGATTGAAGCAAATCCGATGATCGGATGGCGTGGGGTCTCACGCTATATCTCCCCTGAGTACGAGGCAGGATTCAGGCTGGAGTGTAAAGCAATGCGCCGGGTTCGGGAAGAGTTCGGTCTGACCAATGTCATCGCCATGCTGCCGTTTGTGCGAACTACCGACGAGCTTGTCACCGTAAAAGGTATTATGGCTGAAGAAGGCCTGAAACAATCGAAAAATTTTAAGATTTGGATTATGGCGGAAGTGCCTGCTGTGGTATTCCAGGCAGAAGAGTTTGCAGAACTGGTGGACGGGTTCTCCATCGGCTCCAACGACTTGACGCAATTGGTTATGGGCGCCGATCGGGACAGCGGTGTGCTGAACAACATGGGTTACTTTGATGAACGGAATGAAGCGGTAAAGCGAGCGCTTAAGATTATTATTGATGCCGCCAATAAGAAAGGCATCACCTGCTCCATTTGCGGTCAGGGGCCAAGCCAATATCCCGAACTGGCGGAATTCTTGGTGGAATGCGGCGTCACTTCCATGAGTGTCAATCCGGACACGGTGGAATACACCCGCCGCCTCGTCGCAAGTGTGGAACAAAAGATGATTTTGAAAAAACTGAGAAACCTATAG
- a CDS encoding class IV adenylate cyclase, with product MEREIEVKLLGIDLAALETKIKDLGGTKIAEEKQLNITVNSTTHPIPEEKGYLRIRTTKDDSGIVNYLTFKEQITDQGVRENVEHTVEFVGVSAMEDILRLMGYDMQQQGYKERTSYRFKTCRIDLDRWDEATYPLPYAEVEANSETELYLALEELGVPRDVVSTKSIAQLIEELKK from the coding sequence ATGGAACGGGAAATTGAAGTAAAATTACTGGGGATTGACTTGGCAGCGTTGGAAACTAAAATCAAAGATTTGGGTGGGACAAAAATAGCCGAGGAAAAACAGCTGAACATTACCGTCAATTCCACGACGCACCCCATTCCTGAGGAAAAAGGCTACCTTAGGATCCGAACCACCAAAGATGACAGCGGGATCGTGAACTACCTCACCTTTAAAGAACAGATCACCGATCAAGGTGTTCGGGAGAATGTGGAACACACGGTGGAATTTGTCGGTGTGAGCGCCATGGAGGACATTCTGCGTCTTATGGGTTACGACATGCAGCAACAGGGCTATAAGGAGCGGACATCCTATCGCTTTAAAACCTGTCGCATTGATTTGGATCGTTGGGATGAGGCCACGTATCCGCTGCCCTATGCGGAAGTGGAAGCCAATTCTGAGACGGAGCTGTATCTGGCCTTGGAGGAGCTGGGCGTACCGCGCGATGTGGTAAGTACCAAATCTATTGCACAACTTATCGAAGAATTAAAAAAATAG
- a CDS encoding metallophosphoesterase → MIYAIGDLHFDPYGDKPMDVFGPTWANHKARIIEDWKAKVTDDDVVLVAGDISWALKLDEALADLKTLDTLPGTKALIRGNHDYWWSSLAKMNDLKCRSLVFIQNNAYTFGDVSIVGTRGWISRDMSEFTADDEKIYKRELIRLENSLKAARAERIIAMIHYPPYNMDFSNNDFSELLAAYHVDTVVYGHLHAEGHRQISEVPRLGVNYQCVSADYVDFKLQEVTWNGKLK, encoded by the coding sequence ATGATTTATGCCATTGGAGACTTACACTTCGATCCTTACGGGGACAAACCCATGGACGTTTTCGGGCCGACATGGGCGAATCACAAAGCACGTATTATTGAAGACTGGAAGGCTAAAGTGACCGATGACGACGTGGTGCTTGTCGCAGGGGACATTTCATGGGCGCTGAAACTGGATGAAGCTTTGGCGGATCTTAAAACATTGGATACTTTGCCGGGCACGAAGGCGCTCATTCGCGGCAATCACGATTATTGGTGGTCGAGTCTTGCCAAGATGAACGACCTGAAGTGTCGTTCTCTGGTCTTTATTCAAAACAACGCCTACACCTTTGGTGACGTGTCCATTGTGGGCACTCGCGGCTGGATCAGTCGAGACATGAGTGAATTTACTGCCGATGATGAGAAAATCTATAAACGCGAGCTTATTCGTTTGGAGAACTCCCTAAAGGCGGCGAGGGCGGAGCGTATCATCGCCATGATTCACTATCCGCCGTACAATATGGATTTTTCCAACAACGACTTCTCTGAACTGCTTGCAGCCTATCATGTGGACACCGTAGTCTATGGCCATCTCCACGCTGAAGGGCATCGTCAGATCAGCGAAGTCCCGCGGCTGGGCGTGAACTATCAGTGCGTGTCCGCAGACTATGTGGACTTTAAACTTCAGGAGGTAACATGGAACGGGAAATTGAAGTAA
- a CDS encoding ATP-binding protein: MIIKELNILGFGKFHDRHIMLQPGINIIRGDNESGKSTLYHVIEGMFYGFGKDQKRRAYTEDRARFSPWDGGAYQGSMVVEDGDLFHLWRDFDSGAIRFTNRDTGEDLSDEPELFTFSKVPQPGSYFFGVSRRVFSASAAIGQRQATVGDDGTEAIHKALLDFENQYDTYSPKDAALSVKGQLDALGSAKRKATPLGKLYSELDVVTAKKQELLLRQGEDETIVANYLELKKSVELQEDFVRTLKASNEQRDYDEIIHLQGQDNLGGGNFEDYLAIQKLQDQLQSIESKLAAEAAEHTGEVYFDREAYQTVERITSRLEELNAVNNSREIKILQEDLKGMSRELLILKLKMALGILISAAGIGLFLYRDNPFTLLLMAAGLLYFRQRWVAYRIKAKVPARLESRIKGYELTSLKKTKEKKAMDHELEALFEKYEVTELRELRDILGRQKLAYRDYMSKENYKTSYRDSLTEEGHRIRERLNALLETHHLTGAVDVEALQVAASAEAQYKHRQAMIATMLRGRKLEDLNHHIHIVEGDYESENRTLTELKLRLKGEQQGYLLAEKRQAMLKTLREEEGRIQEALNELQDRHTHLNEAYQALVTLSQGDANYIASLKEKAGAYFKAITEGKYSAIAMDNHLKVKVLDETSQRMVDVSDLSEGTADQLFLALRLGAADCLIQGAPLILDDHFITYDDRRLKATLNFLGTLNRQILIFTALDREEQLLNTPYYKVSL; this comes from the coding sequence ATGATTATTAAAGAACTGAACATTCTCGGCTTTGGAAAATTTCATGATCGACACATCATGTTGCAACCGGGCATCAACATTATCCGCGGGGACAATGAAAGCGGCAAGAGCACGTTATACCACGTGATTGAGGGGATGTTTTACGGATTCGGGAAAGATCAGAAGCGTCGTGCATACACGGAAGATCGAGCTCGTTTCAGTCCTTGGGACGGCGGTGCCTATCAAGGAAGCATGGTGGTGGAGGACGGAGATCTGTTTCATCTGTGGCGAGATTTTGACAGCGGAGCGATACGCTTTACCAATCGGGATACCGGCGAAGATCTCAGTGATGAGCCGGAGCTTTTCACCTTTTCGAAAGTCCCTCAGCCGGGGAGCTATTTTTTCGGGGTGAGTCGACGGGTGTTTTCCGCAAGTGCCGCTATCGGTCAGCGTCAGGCCACGGTGGGTGACGACGGCACCGAAGCCATTCATAAAGCGCTTTTGGATTTTGAAAATCAGTACGACACCTATTCGCCCAAAGATGCAGCCTTGTCGGTCAAAGGGCAACTGGACGCTTTAGGTTCCGCTAAGCGCAAAGCGACGCCGCTGGGTAAGCTTTACAGCGAACTGGATGTCGTTACGGCGAAAAAGCAGGAGCTGCTGCTTCGCCAAGGTGAAGACGAGACCATCGTGGCGAACTATTTGGAGCTCAAGAAATCTGTGGAGCTTCAAGAGGACTTTGTGCGGACCCTAAAGGCTTCGAACGAGCAGCGAGACTATGATGAGATTATCCATCTTCAGGGACAGGACAACCTAGGCGGCGGTAACTTTGAAGACTATCTTGCCATTCAAAAACTCCAGGATCAGCTCCAAAGCATTGAGAGTAAGCTTGCCGCTGAAGCGGCGGAGCATACCGGTGAGGTTTACTTCGATAGAGAAGCTTACCAAACGGTAGAACGCATTACCTCCCGTCTGGAAGAATTGAATGCGGTGAACAATTCCAGGGAGATTAAAATTCTTCAGGAAGATCTAAAGGGTATGAGCCGGGAGCTCTTGATACTGAAGTTGAAAATGGCTCTGGGTATTCTGATCAGTGCAGCAGGTATCGGGCTTTTCCTTTACCGGGACAATCCCTTTACACTCTTGTTGATGGCGGCGGGACTTCTTTATTTCCGTCAGCGGTGGGTGGCCTACCGCATCAAAGCCAAAGTACCGGCTCGTCTGGAAAGTCGGATCAAAGGGTATGAACTCACGTCGTTAAAAAAGACCAAAGAAAAGAAGGCCATGGATCACGAACTGGAAGCGCTGTTTGAGAAATATGAGGTCACCGAGCTGCGAGAACTCAGAGACATTCTCGGCAGACAAAAGCTGGCGTATCGGGACTATATGTCCAAGGAAAATTATAAAACCAGCTATCGGGACAGTTTAACGGAAGAGGGCCACAGGATCCGGGAACGGCTCAATGCACTGCTTGAGACACATCACCTTACCGGGGCTGTGGATGTTGAAGCACTTCAAGTTGCCGCCAGTGCCGAGGCGCAGTATAAGCATCGTCAAGCGATGATCGCCACCATGCTTCGAGGTCGGAAGTTAGAAGATTTAAATCATCATATCCATATCGTGGAGGGGGACTACGAAAGCGAAAACCGCACGTTAACCGAGTTGAAGCTGCGTTTAAAAGGCGAGCAGCAAGGTTATCTTTTAGCAGAAAAGCGGCAAGCTATGCTTAAGACACTAAGGGAAGAAGAAGGTCGGATTCAAGAGGCGTTGAATGAACTGCAGGACAGACACACACACCTCAACGAAGCGTATCAGGCCCTTGTGACCTTGAGTCAAGGGGATGCGAACTACATTGCAAGCCTCAAGGAGAAAGCGGGCGCTTATTTTAAGGCGATTACTGAAGGAAAGTACAGTGCCATTGCGATGGACAACCACTTGAAAGTCAAAGTGTTGGACGAGACATCTCAACGCATGGTGGATGTGTCGGATCTCAGTGAAGGAACGGCGGATCAGCTCTTCCTGGCTCTTCGACTCGGTGCGGCAGACTGTTTGATTCAAGGGGCGCCCCTTATATTAGATGACCACTTCATCACCTACGACGACAGACGATTAAAAGCAACGTTGAACTTTTTGGGCACGTTGAACCGTCAAATTCTTATTTTTACGGCGTTGGATCGGGAAGAACAACTCCTGAATACGCCATACTATAAGGTGAGCTTATGA
- a CDS encoding metallophosphoesterase family protein, whose product MKFLHTADLHLGRLYKEKHFKYAAQRREELWTALSNLIGYAGANDVAFILIAGDLYEADVFSAQDMERLLMLFSKFKGEIVLIGGNHDPVDSASLYRKFKLPDNVHLLEDNVFEIDDVRIYGISWNVAYDFAHDLDFDLDKNYKNIALLHGDVRDEHHFKLDVAALTDFDYVALGHIHKPHQVAPTMYYAGALAPLKFKDEGAHGFYVVDTDAMVPEFIESAKRRYVELSVDVTGLSLDTLRQKVETIVEAHNEDFLRIVFEGSSPYTDLEHLFDYPAYYLEFKNHTRPELDDDILSDPLFVKLHTLVKGESFLVAARALLETAHDY is encoded by the coding sequence ATGAAATTTTTGCACACGGCAGACCTGCATTTAGGTCGTCTATATAAAGAAAAGCATTTTAAATATGCCGCACAGCGACGTGAGGAGTTGTGGACGGCGCTCTCCAATCTCATCGGCTATGCCGGAGCCAATGACGTGGCGTTCATCCTCATCGCAGGGGATCTCTATGAGGCAGACGTCTTTTCGGCTCAGGACATGGAGCGGCTTTTGATGTTGTTCAGTAAATTTAAAGGCGAGATTGTGCTCATCGGCGGCAATCACGATCCGGTGGACAGTGCGTCGTTGTATCGCAAGTTCAAATTGCCGGACAATGTCCATCTTCTTGAGGACAACGTCTTCGAAATAGATGACGTCCGCATCTACGGCATCAGCTGGAACGTTGCTTACGACTTCGCTCATGACTTGGACTTTGACTTGGACAAGAACTATAAGAACATTGCCCTACTTCACGGCGACGTTCGCGACGAGCACCATTTCAAACTGGATGTGGCGGCCTTGACAGACTTTGATTATGTGGCTTTGGGGCACATTCACAAGCCTCACCAGGTGGCGCCGACAATGTACTATGCCGGCGCGTTGGCACCGCTCAAGTTTAAGGATGAAGGCGCCCACGGCTTTTATGTGGTGGATACCGACGCGATGGTGCCGGAGTTTATTGAAAGTGCCAAGCGGCGTTATGTGGAGCTGAGTGTGGATGTGACCGGTCTGAGTCTCGACACACTGCGCCAAAAAGTGGAGACGATAGTCGAAGCTCACAATGAGGATTTTCTTCGCATTGTCTTTGAAGGGTCCAGTCCGTATACGGATTTGGAACATCTCTTTGACTACCCGGCCTATTATTTGGAATTTAAAAATCATACCCGTCCGGAATTGGATGACGACATCTTATCTGATCCCCTTTTTGTGAAACTTCACACCTTGGTCAAAGGGGAAAGTTTTCTTGTGGCAGCACGCGCCCTTTTGGAGACCGCCCATGATTATTAA
- a CDS encoding isochorismatase family protein: protein MTSFKLNKDTTLFLFIDIQDKLLKAIDHHDDVLKKAQILADMANIMHTEALFTAQYPKGLGYNHSTLKAALPEAKEIEKTAFSCMLEPEFVATLKETGKKQIVVSGIEAHICVLLTVRDLIEAGYEVFVAADAVGSRDPHNKDNALSQMAQMGACVTNVETVMFDLNSISGTAEFKAVQKLIL from the coding sequence GTGACATCTTTTAAATTAAACAAAGACACTACGTTATTTTTATTCATCGATATACAGGACAAACTGTTAAAAGCTATTGACCATCACGACGACGTACTCAAAAAAGCTCAAATCCTTGCGGATATGGCAAACATCATGCACACCGAAGCGCTTTTTACCGCTCAGTATCCCAAAGGATTGGGGTACAATCACAGCACGTTAAAAGCCGCACTGCCTGAGGCTAAAGAGATTGAAAAGACGGCTTTTAGCTGTATGTTGGAGCCGGAGTTTGTGGCTACGTTAAAGGAGACGGGCAAAAAACAGATTGTAGTGAGCGGTATTGAAGCTCACATCTGTGTGCTTCTCACAGTGCGTGACCTGATTGAGGCAGGGTATGAGGTGTTTGTTGCGGCAGATGCCGTAGGATCTCGTGATCCGCACAACAAAGACAATGCCTTGAGCCAGATGGCACAGATGGGTGCCTGCGTCACCAATGTGGAGACGGTGATGTTTGACTTGAATTCCATCTCCGGGACAGCGGAGTTTAAGGCGGTACAAAAATTAATTTTGTAA
- a CDS encoding PfkB family carbohydrate kinase codes for MILFCEFNPEVQRVYHVDEFHKHRVNYFSETTLRAGGDTVDVAKLLSGLDDVLVLSFVGGTLGREFTVDLEASHVLYETVTVQAATPERVVIRSNVLKTELTKPMQSLTTEEQESILVAFGEMLDRVDGVILGRENPVLDAVLYRNMLNLCYRKTKPVLVAPERIETVITSKPYLLLVEKEDLESYTGFSIKREQDVVKLANIIFDQGVGVLVVNSDTGVIIATKSESYRVDFDNIAHRGRFRPFGLLSGMALGMDRGYDIIMTLKFAVAFALFDARHDDDLSDLKATMNRIEVRQLGGIV; via the coding sequence ATGATTCTGTTTTGTGAGTTCAATCCGGAAGTTCAGCGGGTGTACCATGTGGACGAGTTTCATAAGCACCGGGTGAATTATTTTTCTGAGACGACATTGCGTGCCGGCGGTGACACGGTGGATGTGGCCAAACTTTTAAGCGGCTTGGATGACGTGCTCGTATTAAGTTTTGTCGGAGGCACTTTAGGACGTGAGTTTACTGTCGATTTAGAGGCAAGTCATGTGCTGTATGAGACGGTCACCGTTCAGGCTGCCACGCCGGAACGCGTGGTTATTCGCAGCAATGTCCTTAAGACGGAGCTCACAAAGCCGATGCAGTCGCTTACCACTGAAGAACAGGAAAGCATTCTGGTCGCTTTCGGCGAGATGCTGGACCGCGTTGACGGCGTGATCCTTGGACGAGAAAATCCGGTTTTGGATGCCGTCCTCTATCGCAACATGCTGAATCTTTGCTACAGAAAAACTAAGCCTGTACTTGTGGCGCCGGAGCGGATTGAGACGGTCATCACATCGAAGCCGTATCTTCTGCTCGTGGAAAAGGAAGATTTGGAAAGTTATACCGGTTTTTCCATCAAACGGGAGCAGGATGTGGTGAAACTTGCGAACATAATCTTTGACCAAGGGGTCGGGGTGCTGGTGGTCAACAGCGACACCGGTGTGATCATCGCCACCAAATCGGAGAGTTACAGGGTGGATTTTGACAACATTGCCCACCGCGGCCGTTTCCGACCTTTCGGCCTGTTAAGCGGTATGGCTCTTGGCATGGATCGAGGCTATGACATTATTATGACGCTGAAATTTGCTGTGGCGTTTGCGCTGTTTGACGCCCGACATGACGACGATCTCAGTGATCTCAAGGCAACGATGAATCGCATTGAGGTCCGACAACTTGGAGGTATAGTGTGA
- a CDS encoding phospho-sugar mutase produces MEYREKMQAWLNDPCIDEASKAEIRAIDDEQELEDRFYKELEFGTAGLRGILGAGTNRMNRYVIARASQGLADTILAEGPAAAKKGIVIAHDVRHGSELFTKIAAEVFAANGIKTYVFKDICPTPMLSYGVRYLGTQSGIVITASHNPKNYNGYKVYWDKGSQILSDVADRIQEAIAALAFKDVKSLDFEKGLDAGIIEYCPEALDQAYYHATLIRALREDVDKSIKVVYTPLNGTGNKPVRHVLAERGFESIHVVAEQENPDPDFTTVGYPNPEDVKAFKYAEALGDELGAELLLATDPDCDRVSMEVRHDGKYVSFTGNQIGSLLAHYILSSLYEKKGLFEGGAIVKSIVTGDLPKRIAKSYGVATFETLTGFKNICALANRWDETKEYTFLYGFEESIGYVYGDHVRDKDGVIAAMLIVEMAAYYKKQGKTLVDVLNELFIQYGYHKEFLKSLVLEGMDGAERIARMMAHFRAADYQAFGELGVTECVDFNEENPVGRSNVLKYYLDDGSWFAVRPSGTEPKIKLYIYVVDRDEAVAAKKVKALEDAVVAELESVK; encoded by the coding sequence ATGGAATACAGAGAAAAAATGCAAGCATGGCTGAACGATCCATGTATTGACGAGGCATCAAAAGCGGAAATTCGCGCCATTGACGATGAACAGGAACTGGAAGATCGCTTTTATAAGGAGTTGGAGTTCGGCACGGCAGGTCTGCGGGGGATCCTCGGGGCGGGGACCAACCGCATGAACCGATACGTCATTGCGCGGGCCTCTCAAGGTTTGGCCGATACGATTTTAGCTGAAGGGCCTGCTGCTGCAAAGAAAGGCATTGTCATTGCCCACGACGTGCGCCACGGCTCCGAGCTGTTTACGAAAATTGCCGCCGAAGTCTTTGCGGCGAATGGCATCAAGACGTATGTGTTTAAAGACATTTGTCCAACGCCGATGCTGTCCTATGGGGTACGCTATCTGGGGACTCAGTCCGGTATTGTCATCACGGCAAGCCACAATCCGAAAAATTACAACGGCTATAAAGTGTATTGGGACAAGGGGTCTCAAATTTTATCCGATGTGGCCGATCGCATTCAAGAGGCGATAGCTGCTTTAGCTTTTAAAGACGTCAAGTCGTTGGATTTTGAGAAGGGTCTTGATGCGGGCATTATTGAATACTGTCCCGAGGCTCTGGATCAGGCTTATTATCACGCCACTCTAATTCGCGCCCTAAGAGAAGATGTGGACAAGTCGATCAAGGTGGTCTATACGCCGTTGAATGGGACGGGGAACAAACCGGTGCGGCACGTGTTGGCAGAGCGAGGCTTCGAGTCTATTCATGTCGTAGCGGAACAGGAAAATCCCGATCCGGATTTTACCACGGTAGGCTATCCCAACCCTGAAGATGTCAAGGCTTTTAAGTATGCTGAAGCCTTAGGAGATGAGCTGGGGGCGGAGCTTTTGCTTGCGACAGACCCGGACTGTGATCGTGTGTCGATGGAAGTGCGCCACGACGGCAAGTACGTAAGTTTTACCGGCAACCAGATCGGTTCGCTTTTGGCTCACTATATTCTCTCGTCGCTGTATGAGAAGAAGGGGCTCTTTGAAGGCGGTGCGATAGTCAAGAGCATTGTCACCGGGGACTTGCCGAAACGCATTGCCAAGAGCTATGGTGTCGCCACGTTTGAAACGCTGACCGGATTTAAAAATATCTGCGCTTTGGCGAATCGCTGGGATGAAACCAAGGAGTACACCTTCCTCTATGGCTTTGAAGAGAGCATCGGTTACGTCTATGGGGACCACGTCCGGGATAAGGATGGGGTCATTGCTGCTATGCTTATTGTAGAAATGGCGGCTTATTATAAAAAACAGGGCAAAACTTTGGTGGACGTGCTCAACGAGCTTTTTATACAATACGGCTATCACAAAGAGTTCTTAAAGAGTCTGGTCCTTGAAGGGATGGACGGGGCTGAGCGCATCGCTCGGATGATGGCACACTTCCGAGCTGCCGACTACCAAGCTTTTGGAGAGCTTGGTGTGACAGAATGTGTGGACTTTAATGAAGAGAACCCTGTCGGGCGCAGTAACGTTTTGAAATATTATTTGGATGACGGCTCCTGGTTTGCTGTTCGTCCATCGGGTACCGAGCCGAAAATCAAACTCTACATTTACGTGGTGGATCGGGATGAAGCCGTGGCGGCGAAGAAAGTCAAGGCTTTGGAAGACGCTGTGGTAGCGGAACTGGAGTCTGTAAAATAG
- the ybaK gene encoding Cys-tRNA(Pro) deacylase: protein MKNVKKTNALRILDAHHIEYTAHTYEGTGGLSGVAVANELGEDIACVYKTLVTVSKEGHFVFDVPVAKELDLKKAAVAVGVKKLEMLKQKDLFALTGYVHGGCSPLGMKSQLPTVLDSSAQSHERIFVSGGRIGLQIHIAPEDLVRLIGATYADITKQD, encoded by the coding sequence ATGAAAAATGTAAAGAAAACCAATGCACTGCGCATTTTGGACGCGCACCATATTGAGTATACGGCTCACACTTATGAGGGGACAGGCGGCCTGTCCGGGGTGGCAGTGGCCAATGAGCTTGGGGAGGACATCGCGTGTGTCTACAAGACTTTGGTGACTGTGTCCAAGGAAGGACACTTCGTCTTTGATGTGCCTGTGGCTAAAGAACTGGATTTAAAGAAAGCGGCGGTCGCTGTCGGCGTGAAGAAACTGGAGATGCTAAAGCAAAAGGATCTCTTTGCTCTGACAGGCTATGTGCACGGCGGCTGCAGTCCTCTTGGGATGAAGAGTCAGTTGCCTACGGTATTGGATAGCTCGGCACAGTCCCATGAGCGGATTTTTGTCTCCGGGGGGCGTATCGGCTTACAGATTCACATTGCACCGGAGGACTTGGTACGACTTATCGGGGCGACGTATGCCGATATTACCAAACAGGACTAA